The Brassica napus cultivar Da-Ae chromosome C1, Da-Ae, whole genome shotgun sequence DNA segment AGTCATCGGTTAAGACCTTGACCAACCGTAACTCTCATGGACTAGAAACCACAAAACCTTCAACCCGTAAGAAGATCAATAGCTTGACTCAACCCAATGtgccaccatcatcatcaacatctaCCATAAAAAACCCGAGAAAGAGCAAACCAATCCCACCGTCCATGAAATCCAAAACCACCGATGAAATCACGAAAAGCTCCGAGAAGAACCGTAAACACAACATTGCAAGGTCAGCGGTTAGTGATGACGAGGGGTTATCTAGCTCAACGGCTAGACGTCGCAACATGGTTCCAACGAAACCAACACGAGGGAAGGTCAAGGCACAGAGCTCATCAGGCGTCGCTGCTGCCACCACCACGGCAACCACAGAGGAAAAGAATGGTGTTGTACCTGAGAAAGCACCAGCAAAGAAACGGGTTACTCCTGCACCCAAAGCTAGACGATCCTCAGCCCCGCCCAAGGTTGAAAACAGTAATCTAAAGAAAGTGAGAACGCCGAGTGACTAACcgaggtattttttttttttgttgaccaTAGTATATATTCTTGCGCCAAGGATGGTTTTCTAAGATTTGTATCAAGAAACTATATGCAAGTGAAGCAATGTTGGTTTCAAGATTCTGTCACGATGATTTATTTGTGCATTGTAATACTTTTGATGAAAGTTTTGAGACGGGCTCCATAAACCATACTTCACTTTAAGAGTTAAACCACTTCAGTATTGTTGATTCGAATTAAACCATacaaagaaatttgaaaaccgaatacaaaccggttctgttttttttttccctcttTTCTTTTCGTTAtgaaattaaatgaataaaacgTCAATATCcgagaaataaaaaaagattaatatataaattaataaattttgtgtaAAATCGAAGTCAAACCGGATGGATTTTATAAAGTTGCTGATCGGTTCACTATCTATTAAACCGTCTGAAAAACCAAACGACAACATAACCGCAagtggtttcggttcggttaacTGAAAAACCTACTTAAAAGAGTTGGAAGGTTTCGACATACGGTTTATAACCAACCGCAAAGTCCAGGTAACACAAAGAAGTAAGTAGCCGAAACCCTAAATCCTCACTCAAATCGATCGAGATCATCCAACGTTGAAGAGCTGTGTCACTATCTCACAGATCAATTCTCAAAACTCTCCCCTACAATGGTAAATTGACATGCTTCTCTTcttattttgtgttttcttcagCTCTTTATCGATTGATTCTGGAAAAATCATTTGATGATACTGAAAGCATCCACCTTTTGATTCGATTAGAGTGTCTAAAAGAATctccctttgttttttttttttgacaatgaTAAGTTTAGTTCTTGTGCTTGCTCTGTTATGTCACTCACTACTAAACAGTGTCTTCATATAGTGTTCTCTGTGTGTGGTTCATCACTAAGAGATGCTTGCTTCTATGTGCTTGTGTACTTTCCAGGTTGCACCGATACTTGCAGGTGTTGCTGTCGCGGCTGCTGCTTACGCTGGTAAATACGGAATCGAGGCGTGGCAAGCGTTCAAGGCAAGACCACCTAGGCCTAAACTCCGCAAGTTCTACGAAGGTGGTTTCCAAGCTGCTATGACTCGGAGAGAAGCTGCTCTCATTCTCGGCGTTAGGTTTGTTTCTTGGTCTCTTTGCCTCTCACTTATTAACTCTGGTAATTAAAAGAGCTGACTTTGAGAGTCTCAGTGTTGATTATGGTACGAGCAATCTTGGCTTAGAACTCTTGTAGCTATGCCAAAACTAGTTTTTAAGAAGTTCGTTTAGTCTTAACTATTAGCTATTTTCTTACTCAAAAGGTTTACTGTTATGTTTTGCATATGGTTCTTTTGGTCATTTGCGATATTATTGTGGTTTGAGATTGTGTCATGGTGGTATGAAACAGGGAGAGTGTAGCGGCAGAGAAGGTGAAGGAAGCGCACCGGAGGGTGATGGTGGCTAATCATCCAGACGCAGGAGGAAGCCATTACCTTGCGTCTAAGATCAACGAAGCCAAAGACATGATGCTTGGCAAATCCGAGAGCTCTGGTTCTCCCTTTTGAAACCTTTTTGGTCAGATTGGTTGATCCCATCGACAAAAGCAAATGTGGTTTTCTGAGTTATCGGTCTGGATCAAGAACAAGGTGATCAGACATTGATTTATGTTTCTTAGCTAGATTAGATTGTAGGAATCAAATTATAAGTCATTCTAGTTCGATTatctaattatgttttttttctggaCAAATTTTATCCTTTCAGATTGAATAATTGTTAGCAAATTagagtgttattcaatcataaAATTCAATAGAATTTGATCTGAACATAATTTACTAGTATTGAATAATAAAGAATTAAAGATATATAAGTTATTAAGTTATGTGAATGAAAATCTCAAATTAATCATTTGCAATATCGCACGAatagttaaaataatttatttaatttattttatatataacagaCACATTTCTAATTTCGATTCGGAAACGAAATCTAATAAGTGTATGTGTtgtccacaaaaaaaaagtgtatgtATTAATGCTATTTTTGAAAGGGAGAATTTGCTCGGCACCCAAAGTTTGAacgaaaattaagaaaatagcaTTGATTTTGACGTTATTAATTAATTAGCTTTTGTCTCATATTTTTTCCGGTTATATCCTCTTCATTAGCAAGTTTCCGGTGAAAGAAACAGAGAGTAATAGAATGTATGAAGAACTTacgacaatttcaggttacgtttgcaacggattattctcaattggtgaagatagtttcagaaccagaagaatgaccagcatttgaaagatacatggaagatatcaagctttTACGAAGAAGCTTTCTCAACTCAGACATCATCCATGTACCCCGAACGGAGAACCTAAGGGCGGATAGCTTGCCAcgtagtgctaggaaacaaccgtctttcgtcgttcatatggatgcggagttaccgatttggtttacagagtcaatatgaatcTGTGAATGTCttgctgttaaaaaaaaaaaaaaaaaagagtacatGATGTTGTCACTTGGTGTTATAGATAAGAGAAACACAATTATTTTCACCTCACGTAAATCAGCTACGCCAAACACTTCTTTAcctcatataaataaataaaaagttaataaaTAGTGTATTTCATATCACTCAAATAGTATATGAATCTAATCTCTATATACTAAATTTTATCCCAACCCAACCCcaacccctaaatactaaatattaaatctaaaaccctaatcaatgaaccctaaacccaaatataaaccataaacccaaatataaaccataaacccacgtataaaccctaaacccaaatagaatgaaacaaaataaatagcatagtatatattgatgaaattatgaaccctaaaccctaaaccctaaatcctaatatAAGCCATCAACCCAtatataaactctaaactctaattactaaactataaacccatatataaaccctaaactcaaatagaatagaacaaaataaatagcatagtatattttgattaaattgTGAAATGTCTATGATTCCATGGAATACGTTAATGTATGAAATACGTTAATGCTGACCCCAACTATAATCAttcaccttctaaatactaaaactTAAACCCTAAtcagtaaaccctaaacccatataccataaacccaaatattaacttaagaaaattacaaactatatttttaaacaaaatacaaCACTCTTTAGTAATTGTCAAGTGGAATGGGACATGCTAAAATAGTATTgtcaaatagaatggaacataATAAAATTGTCAAATGGAATGGAACAGTATTGCAACCGTGACTTACAGTAGTTAAAAGTATTTTCTACAAAACGTACATGGAAAGTCGGTAAGAGTTCAGTCATATTGGTATTGTGCCTAGAATTGCTCGTCGCATATGTA contains these protein-coding regions:
- the LOC111213201 gene encoding mitochondrial import inner membrane translocase subunit TIM14-2, with product MVAPILAGVAVAAAAYAGKYGIEAWQAFKARPPRPKLRKFYEGGFQAAMTRREAALILGVRESVAAEKVKEAHRRVMVANHPDAGGSHYLASKINEAKDMMLGKSESSGSPF